The genomic window ATGGATGAAAGACAGGCTTGTGTTTCCCCATCAATGTAATCGCTATAGCTGATGCAACTCTACCGAGGGTTCTCTTATCTTGTGCCAAATCGACATGGTGCCATATCCTTGCAAACGCTAATCCGGTATGACCTATTTTCTGTGACATTTCTTCTACTTATAATTATCTGCCTCCTTTTCTAGTTCCTTTTAATGAATAAGTGCACTGGTTGATATATAGCACAATCGGTATTGAGCAGTTTTCCTCCTTGACTTCTTGTTAAAGAGCTAATATCCAAATTTTGCCTTATTTCTACACTTACTTCAactattgaaatatttcgCGGTTATTTTAACGTTCGCCAATTAAGTTTTAAAGTACAATTACAGGATGACTACAAGATCTCTTTTCTTCGATAACCAAAGAGAAGTAAAGATAAAAGTTTACAGGAAAAATTGCATTATACACCCAGCTTCTATTAGTACACTGAAACAATATATTAGTGGTTTTCACAGTTAATTTTGCTccataaagaaaaattcgCTATAGAACTCAATCtccattaataaattaagaGGAGAGTATGCAAGGGATATTGCACGTTCTTAGTCGAAATGCCTACCCACAAATACTTATTAAACCTGCTATATTACTTCCCACGTTATTTCTCGCTACGAAGAGAAGAACCTATTCTTCAATACTGCGTAGAAAACATGATATAAAATCCCATTCACTGCCGTCTGCGTTTTCGACAGCTCTTCGATCAGTACGACCAATACCTTCAATACGATCTATCCATAATTACAGTCCCATTTTCCAAGAAAATTTGCGAGACAAAAAGCCCATATCTCCGCAAGGTTTAATCGATAACAAGTCTcaatcatcaatatcaaagaaaatgacttcaaataatattaagcAAACAACGGCTGAAGGATATCTGCCGACAAGTTCAactaaaagaaaaacatcGTCGATGGTATCCAGGCTTTGTTGGCTTATCTTTGGTTCCATCACTCTCTTTATTACATTACCGTACGCCATGGATACAGATACGgttaaatcattaatcaATAAAACTATACATAATGCTGTTTTCATTCAGTTAAGACAcctaaataataaaataaattccAGTCCACATAGTGCAGATCACAAATTACGAATTAATCTAAAGTTCAATAAAGCGTCCATTTGCGATTGGAAACAAAATCtcattaaatttgatgACGTTATGATTACCGTAGCGCAAGAGCACGGAAATGATCTTAATTGCAAAATTTATCAAGTCACCATTTCTTTATCTATTAAGAAGTGGTTTAATGGGAACGGATTAGTCAATGACGTTAGTATCTTCGGACTAGAAAGTGATTTAACTTCCATTGACAACAGTTTtgatgataacaataatggattgattgaacaatttattcaatGCTCCAACTATGAGTTTGGTACAGttaaaatcaatgattCATTTCTCAAGCTTAACGAgaagaaattttccattttcaatttagaGTTGAATAAATTAAGGTTATCAAAGTTACTTCTGGATTTTTTGAACGCGACTGTGATAACAGGGTCgattaataattcattattttcattacaTAAGAGACAACATAAATTGACCAACTTAAATGATGTTCGAAAGGATTTATCACCGTCTTTCCAAAAGATCACTAGAATAAGATTGAACACAATTAACGTCAATGATCTGGGATTATCTAAAACTAAATCATATAATTGGATCAAAGATGGAAATGTGGAAATCATACTTGATATGATGTTGCCTCAGAATGATGACCATACAATAACGACTTCCACACGTAATCAAAATAAGTATATGATTatgga from Naumovozyma dairenensis CBS 421 chromosome 3, complete genome includes these protein-coding regions:
- the MDM32 gene encoding Mdm32p (similar to Saccharomyces cerevisiae MDM32 (YOR147W); ancestral locus Anc_5.483); its protein translation is MQGILHVLSRNAYPQILIKPAILLPTLFLATKRRTYSSILRRKHDIKSHSLPSAFSTALRSVRPIPSIRSIHNYSPIFQENLRDKKPISPQGLIDNKSQSSISKKMTSNNIKQTTAEGYLPTSSTKRKTSSMVSRLCWLIFGSITLFITLPYAMDTDTVKSLINKTIHNAVFIQLRHLNNKINSSPHSADHKLRINLKFNKASICDWKQNLIKFDDVMITVAQEHGNDLNCKIYQVTISLSIKKWFNGNGLVNDVSIFGLESDLTSIDNSFDDNNNGLIEQFIQCSNYEFGTVKINDSFLKLNEKKFSIFNLELNKLRLSKLLLDFLNATVITGSINNSLFSLHKRQHKLTNLNDVRKDLSPSFQKITRIRLNTINVNDLGLSKTKSYNWIKDGNVEIILDMMLPQNDDHTITTSTRNQNKYMIMDLKFKFKDLKAHLPARPPSLPTTNEPIISLEELKPVIGYINLQRILVNTMKSHEPNIDTSSTYITLNSPMWNSPNVSIQRKKSMLMNNNNSNKNNNHTNTSEKNNSTIIKNNDNKGITINNDNEIILNCKIVKNMVDFENKISFKQTGIYDQLTLELYDDLTRIVEEWEYKNKNDWINQWGTTFASQLLLFGFGAIV